The Sorangiineae bacterium MSr11367 genome window below encodes:
- a CDS encoding fumarylacetoacetate hydrolase family protein — MRIASLLTNGRPFLGVRTPTGDAFVDVSSLLESAPRELGAYLRAPKSEREAIERIVRDAPERSRISVKDVTYRPLLSAGSKVLCLGLNYVDHANESPYDPPKYPVLFARFATSFVGHEQPIVRPTLSSHFDYEAELVVFIGRAGRNIPRERALEHVAGYSLMNDGSIRDYQMRTPQWTIGKNFDRTGSLGPELVTPDELPEGAHGLRIRGLLNAKVMQEANTADMIFGVAHTIALLSEALTLEVGDAIAMGTPGGVGFVRKPPVFLSPGDVFEVEVERVGTLHNRVVDESELAKS; from the coding sequence GTGAGGATAGCTTCTCTGCTGACGAATGGACGGCCCTTTCTCGGCGTGCGCACTCCAACGGGTGATGCGTTCGTCGACGTGAGTTCCCTGCTGGAGAGTGCGCCGCGCGAGCTCGGTGCATATCTTCGCGCGCCGAAGAGCGAACGCGAGGCGATCGAGCGCATCGTGCGCGATGCACCGGAGCGCTCGCGGATCAGCGTCAAGGACGTGACGTACCGCCCGCTGCTGAGTGCCGGCAGCAAGGTGCTCTGCCTCGGTCTCAACTACGTCGACCATGCCAACGAGAGTCCGTACGACCCGCCGAAGTACCCGGTCCTCTTCGCCCGCTTTGCGACCAGCTTCGTCGGGCACGAGCAGCCCATCGTTCGCCCGACCCTCTCGAGCCACTTCGATTACGAGGCCGAGCTGGTCGTGTTCATCGGCCGCGCCGGGCGCAACATCCCGCGCGAGCGCGCGCTCGAGCACGTCGCGGGCTACAGCTTGATGAACGACGGATCCATTCGCGATTACCAAATGCGTACGCCGCAATGGACCATCGGCAAAAACTTCGACCGCACGGGTTCGCTGGGGCCCGAGTTGGTGACCCCCGACGAGTTGCCCGAGGGCGCGCATGGTCTTCGCATCCGCGGCCTGCTCAATGCCAAGGTGATGCAGGAGGCGAACACCGCGGACATGATCTTCGGCGTCGCCCACACCATTGCGCTTCTCTCGGAAGCGTTGACCCTCGAGGTCGGCGATGCCATCGCCATGGGCACGCCCGGCGGCGTTGGCTTCGTGCGCAAGCCACCCGTCTTCCTGTCGCCCGGCGACGTGTTCGAGGTCGAGGTGGAGCGGGTGGGCACGTTGCACAACCGCGTCGTGGACGAATCGGAGCTCGCGAAGTCATGA
- a CDS encoding cold shock domain-containing protein, giving the protein MALGKVKWFNDEKGWGFIKQIDGPDVFVHYSQIAGDGRRILLENEIVEFEVRESPRGPQALNVVKPPGLS; this is encoded by the coding sequence ATGGCGCTCGGCAAGGTGAAGTGGTTCAACGACGAGAAGGGCTGGGGCTTCATCAAGCAAATCGACGGACCCGATGTGTTCGTCCACTACTCCCAGATTGCAGGGGATGGTCGGCGCATCCTTCTCGAGAACGAGATCGTCGAGTTCGAGGTTCGTGAGAGCCCGAGGGGCCCGCAGGCGCTCAACGTGGTGAAGCCGCCGGGGTTGTCCTAA
- a CDS encoding VOC family protein, with the protein MTTQAAIHSLRRFGLSVPDLAQAERFYRCFGLDVAPFEGGGLSIRTAAHGREVARMHLGPRKQLHHLSFGAFDGDLDQLATQAIEAGAREIPAYDGGPGRWFVDPDGRAFHIVADENRSPKGRTTEELIVHAGPNAAPGRDLEVRPRRLGHVMLLTTDAGRTASFYMRALGMRLSDATEGIVSFLHHPHGSDHHVIAFVQSPGPAAFHHASFEVPTVDAVGIGANRMAGHGYKEGWGVGRHYAGSNFFHYVRDPWGSFVEYFCDMDYIPANTPWEPRKVAPENSLSSWGPELPDYFLVNSEA; encoded by the coding sequence ATGACCACCCAAGCTGCCATCCACTCGCTACGCCGGTTCGGCCTCTCCGTCCCGGATCTCGCGCAGGCAGAACGATTTTATCGATGTTTCGGGCTCGACGTGGCCCCGTTCGAGGGCGGCGGCTTGTCGATTCGAACCGCAGCGCACGGGCGCGAGGTGGCGCGTATGCACCTCGGCCCGCGCAAACAGCTGCACCATTTGAGCTTCGGCGCCTTCGACGGTGACCTGGACCAGCTCGCGACCCAGGCCATCGAGGCGGGCGCGCGCGAGATCCCGGCGTACGACGGCGGGCCCGGACGCTGGTTCGTCGATCCCGACGGACGCGCCTTCCACATCGTTGCGGACGAGAACCGCTCGCCGAAGGGACGCACCACCGAGGAGCTCATCGTCCACGCGGGACCCAACGCCGCACCCGGGCGCGATCTCGAGGTGCGACCGCGGCGCCTCGGCCACGTGATGCTCCTCACGACGGACGCGGGACGCACGGCGAGCTTCTACATGCGCGCCCTCGGCATGCGTCTCTCCGATGCGACCGAGGGCATCGTCTCCTTTTTGCACCACCCGCACGGCAGCGATCATCACGTGATCGCCTTCGTGCAATCGCCCGGGCCGGCGGCGTTTCATCACGCGAGCTTCGAGGTGCCCACCGTGGATGCCGTGGGCATCGGTGCGAACCGCATGGCGGGCCACGGCTACAAGGAAGGGTGGGGCGTTGGGCGGCACTACGCCGGGTCCAACTTTTTTCACTACGTGCGCGATCCGTGGGGAAGCTTCGTCGAGTACTTTTGCGACATGGACTACATCCCCGCCAATACACCGTGGGAGCCCAGGAAGGTGGCACCAGAGAACTCGCTGAGTTCCTGGGGGCCCGAGCTGCCCGATTACTTCCTCGTCAATTCGGAAGCGTAA
- the lipA gene encoding lipoyl synthase has translation MSASSSAPPTGKPRFAPKPPWLKVRAPGGESYGRLKETFRELDLHTVCEEARCPNVGECWSEGTATVMLLGDVCTRGCRFCAVTTGDPRGAVDVREPEHVARAIARLGLQYVVMTMVDRDDLLDGGASHVARTVTRLRELRPDILIETLLGDFGGHLSYVDTTVDAKPHVWAHNIEVVRRLQRRIRDVRCSYEQSLAVLRRVKERDPERITKSSIMVGIGETDDEVEETLADLRGAGVDLVTIGQYLRPTPKHVAVDRFVTPETFLRFENKAKELGFAFCASAPLVRSSYKAAEVFVKSVLHPGDPDAAKKVLSERLAEAQAAAARIDGQATQANGEAPRTVSELAARAAVSLIPASSLVRRAPSEV, from the coding sequence GTGTCCGCCTCTTCTTCTGCGCCGCCGACAGGTAAGCCTCGTTTCGCCCCCAAGCCTCCGTGGCTGAAAGTTCGAGCCCCCGGCGGAGAGTCCTACGGGCGCCTGAAGGAAACCTTTCGCGAGCTCGACCTTCACACGGTCTGCGAAGAGGCGCGCTGCCCCAACGTCGGCGAGTGCTGGTCCGAGGGCACAGCCACCGTCATGCTGCTCGGCGATGTCTGCACCCGCGGTTGCCGCTTCTGCGCCGTCACCACGGGCGACCCTCGCGGTGCAGTCGATGTGCGCGAGCCCGAGCACGTGGCCCGCGCCATCGCGCGCCTGGGCCTGCAATACGTCGTCATGACCATGGTCGACCGCGACGACCTGCTCGATGGCGGAGCCTCCCACGTCGCCCGCACGGTCACGCGCCTGCGCGAGCTGCGGCCGGACATCCTCATCGAGACCTTGCTCGGCGACTTCGGCGGCCACCTGTCCTATGTCGACACCACCGTCGATGCGAAGCCCCACGTGTGGGCGCACAATATCGAGGTCGTGCGCCGCCTCCAGCGCCGCATCCGCGACGTGCGTTGCAGCTACGAGCAATCCCTCGCCGTGCTTCGCCGCGTCAAGGAGCGGGATCCGGAGCGCATCACCAAGTCGAGCATCATGGTCGGCATTGGCGAGACCGACGACGAGGTGGAGGAAACCTTGGCCGACCTGCGTGGCGCTGGGGTCGATCTGGTGACCATCGGGCAGTACCTGCGCCCCACGCCCAAGCATGTCGCGGTGGATCGCTTCGTCACGCCCGAGACGTTCTTGCGCTTCGAGAACAAGGCCAAGGAGCTCGGTTTTGCCTTCTGCGCGAGCGCTCCGCTGGTTCGAAGCTCGTACAAAGCCGCCGAGGTCTTCGTCAAAAGCGTGCTGCACCCGGGCGATCCCGATGCCGCGAAGAAGGTTCTGTCGGAGCGCCTTGCCGAAGCGCAAGCCGCCGCCGCGCGCATCGATGGGCAAGCCACGCAAGCAAATGGGGAGGCACCCCGCACGGTGAGCGAGCTCGCGGCCCGCGCCGCCGTCTCGTTGATCCCGGCCTCGAGCCTCGTTCGAAGGGCGCCTTCGGAGGTCTGA
- a CDS encoding SpoVR family protein codes for MSEFALKTALPQYLRVEQEKIQGLAAAQGLDFFPIVFEILTYDQMNEIAAYMGFPNRFPHWRFGMEYERLAKSYEYGLSKIYEMVINNNPSYAYLLEGNSLVDQKLVMAHVCGHVDFFKNNYAFRSTDLDTGGKTTDPVSRPKEYDPNRRWIDKMANHGSRIRRHVARQGINKVEEYIDHCLSLENLIDPHAPFKGSGPSRDPDAEDKATEIPRLRAKEYMESFINPEEYLEQQRIKIEAEKEKEKKFPARPERDILKFLLDHAPLDRWEHDVLEVVREEAYYFQPQMQTKIMNEGWASYWHSKLMTEKILDASEIIDYADHAAGVLATSKGQLNPYKLGIELFRNIEERWNRGQFGKEWEECDDLAAKKNWNLRLGLGKKKIFEVRALYNDVTFIDEFLTPDFVRDAKMFSFSWSNRNERYEIETREFKAVKEKLLFQLTNAGNPFIYVDDANFENRGELLLRHDHQGLDLRADWAREVLRSLVRIWKRPVNLTTQVEAKPVMMRYDGREHTTRHLRRE; via the coding sequence ATGAGCGAATTTGCCCTAAAGACGGCCCTTCCTCAGTACCTGCGCGTCGAACAAGAGAAGATTCAAGGCCTCGCCGCGGCGCAGGGGCTCGACTTCTTCCCCATCGTTTTCGAAATCCTCACGTACGACCAGATGAACGAAATCGCGGCGTACATGGGATTCCCCAATCGCTTTCCCCATTGGCGATTTGGAATGGAGTACGAGCGGCTGGCGAAAAGCTACGAGTACGGCCTTTCCAAGATTTACGAAATGGTCATCAACAACAACCCTTCGTATGCCTATTTGCTGGAGGGTAATTCGCTCGTCGACCAAAAGCTGGTCATGGCCCACGTTTGCGGCCACGTCGACTTCTTCAAGAACAACTACGCCTTCCGCTCCACGGATCTGGACACGGGCGGAAAAACCACCGATCCGGTGAGCCGCCCCAAGGAGTACGATCCCAACCGCCGCTGGATCGACAAGATGGCCAACCACGGCTCGCGCATTCGGCGGCACGTGGCGCGGCAGGGCATCAACAAGGTCGAGGAGTACATCGACCATTGCCTCTCGCTGGAGAACTTGATTGACCCGCACGCGCCGTTCAAGGGCTCGGGCCCTTCGCGCGATCCCGATGCGGAGGACAAAGCGACGGAAATTCCGCGGCTGCGCGCCAAGGAATACATGGAGTCGTTCATCAACCCCGAGGAGTACCTCGAGCAGCAGCGCATCAAGATCGAGGCCGAAAAGGAGAAGGAGAAGAAATTCCCCGCCCGGCCCGAGCGCGATATTTTGAAGTTCCTCTTGGACCACGCCCCGCTCGATCGGTGGGAGCACGACGTGCTCGAGGTGGTGCGCGAGGAAGCGTATTACTTCCAGCCGCAGATGCAGACGAAGATCATGAACGAGGGGTGGGCCAGCTATTGGCACTCCAAGTTGATGACCGAGAAGATCCTCGATGCGTCGGAGATCATCGATTACGCGGACCATGCGGCGGGCGTTCTGGCCACCAGCAAGGGCCAGCTCAATCCGTACAAATTGGGCATCGAGCTATTCCGCAACATCGAAGAGCGCTGGAACCGCGGTCAGTTCGGCAAAGAGTGGGAAGAGTGCGACGACCTCGCTGCGAAGAAGAATTGGAACCTTCGCCTGGGGCTGGGCAAGAAGAAGATCTTCGAAGTGCGTGCGCTCTACAACGACGTCACCTTCATCGACGAGTTTCTCACACCGGACTTCGTGCGCGACGCCAAGATGTTCTCGTTCTCGTGGTCCAACCGCAACGAGCGGTACGAGATCGAGACGCGCGAGTTCAAGGCGGTCAAAGAGAAGCTCTTGTTCCAGCTCACCAACGCGGGCAATCCGTTCATCTACGTGGACGACGCCAACTTCGAGAACCGCGGCGAGTTGCTCCTGCGCCACGATCATCAGGGCCTCGATCTTCGCGCGGACTGGGCGCGCGAGGTGTTGCGGAGCTTGGTGCGCATCTGGAAGCGGCCGGTGAACTTGACCACCCAGGTCGAGGCCAAGCCGGTGATGATGCGCTACGACGGCCGCGAGCACACGACCCGCCATTTGCGGCGGGAGTAA
- a CDS encoding DUF444 family protein: MSLKIDQDHSRFRNIVRGRIRQNLRKYISQGELIGRKGKDLVSIPIPQIEIPRFRYSDRQQGGAGQGDGNPGDPVGGDQGDEQGEGGRKAGEGAGEHVLEVDVTLDELAAILGEELELPDIRDKGKSKIINEKERYTGIRRVGPESLRHFRRTYREALKRQISMGTYSPERPIVVPIPDDKRFRSWKTEAEPVANAVIIYMMDVSGSMGDEQKEIVRIESFWIDTWLQRQYKGLESRYIIHDAVAREVDRETFFHTRESGGTMISSAYKLCAQLIDDHYPPEEWNIYPFHFSDGDNWSMDDTLHCVELLKQKVLPRVNMFAYGQVESPYGSGQFIKDLRDHFSKDERVITSEIRDKDAIVGSIKEFLGKGA, from the coding sequence ATGTCGCTCAAAATCGACCAGGATCATTCGCGCTTTCGTAACATCGTGCGCGGGCGGATCCGGCAAAATCTACGGAAGTATATTTCGCAGGGTGAGCTGATTGGTCGAAAGGGAAAGGATCTCGTCTCGATCCCCATCCCCCAGATCGAAATCCCGCGCTTTCGCTACAGCGATCGGCAACAGGGAGGCGCCGGGCAGGGTGACGGCAACCCCGGCGATCCCGTTGGCGGCGACCAGGGGGACGAGCAGGGCGAGGGCGGGCGCAAAGCGGGAGAAGGCGCCGGCGAACACGTCCTCGAGGTCGACGTCACGCTCGACGAGCTGGCGGCCATCCTGGGCGAGGAGCTCGAGCTCCCGGACATCCGGGACAAGGGCAAGTCGAAGATCATCAACGAGAAGGAGCGCTACACCGGCATCCGCCGCGTGGGGCCCGAGTCGCTGCGCCACTTCCGGCGCACGTATCGCGAGGCGCTCAAACGGCAGATCTCGATGGGCACCTATTCGCCGGAGCGCCCCATCGTCGTGCCCATTCCGGACGACAAGCGTTTCCGCAGCTGGAAAACCGAGGCGGAACCCGTCGCCAACGCGGTCATCATTTACATGATGGACGTCTCCGGCTCGATGGGTGACGAGCAAAAGGAAATCGTCCGCATCGAGAGCTTCTGGATCGATACGTGGCTCCAGCGCCAATACAAAGGCTTGGAGAGCCGCTACATCATCCACGACGCCGTCGCGCGCGAGGTCGATCGCGAGACCTTCTTCCACACCCGCGAATCGGGCGGCACGATGATCTCGAGCGCCTACAAACTTTGCGCACAGCTCATCGACGACCACTACCCGCCGGAAGAGTGGAACATCTACCCGTTCCATTTCTCCGACGGCGACAATTGGTCGATGGACGACACGCTCCACTGCGTCGAACTGCTCAAGCAGAAGGTGCTGCCGCGGGTGAACATGTTCGCCTACGGCCAGGTGGAAAGCCCCTACGGCTCGGGGCAATTCATCAAAGACCTGCGCGACCACTTTTCCAAGGACGAGCGGGTCATCACCAGCGAGATTCGCGACAAAGACGCCATCGTTGGCAGTATCAAAGAATTTTTGGGCAAGGGAGCCTAA
- a CDS encoding dienelactone hydrolase family protein, protein MQPTVRRTDATRPAETKQSVTIRAGLVLLEGELTVPPAARGLVLFAHGSGSSRHSPRNRVVAQTLRSDAQVATLLFDLLSAEEEQIDVRTGRLRFDIDLLARRLIVATDWARGRREGERIGYFGASTGAAAAMLAAAVRPSDVAAVVSRGGRPDLAGYALERVRAPTLLIVGSEDVPTLDVNREAMARLHAETRLDVIPRATHLFEEPGTLGEAARRAAEWFRRHLSKQ, encoded by the coding sequence ATGCAACCGACGGTTCGCCGAACCGACGCGACGCGTCCTGCCGAAACGAAGCAATCCGTGACCATCCGCGCGGGCCTCGTGCTGCTCGAGGGCGAGTTGACCGTGCCGCCGGCGGCGCGCGGTCTCGTTCTGTTCGCGCACGGCAGCGGAAGCAGCCGCCATAGTCCGCGCAACCGCGTCGTGGCGCAGACCCTGCGCAGCGATGCCCAGGTGGCGACCTTGCTCTTCGACCTTTTGTCGGCCGAGGAAGAGCAGATCGATGTCCGCACCGGGCGACTTCGCTTCGACATCGACTTGCTCGCGCGCCGCCTCATCGTGGCAACCGACTGGGCGCGAGGGCGGCGCGAGGGCGAGCGCATCGGCTACTTCGGAGCGAGCACGGGCGCAGCCGCCGCCATGCTTGCCGCCGCCGTGCGCCCCAGCGACGTGGCCGCGGTCGTTTCACGCGGCGGCCGGCCCGACTTGGCGGGCTACGCTTTGGAACGGGTGCGCGCCCCGACCTTGCTCATCGTGGGCAGCGAGGATGTCCCGACCCTCGACGTGAACCGCGAGGCCATGGCGCGCCTGCACGCGGAAACGCGCCTCGACGTCATTCCGCGCGCCACCCATCTGTTCGAGGAGCCAGGCACCCTCGGCGAGGCCGCACGCCGCGCCGCGGAATGGTTCCGGCGCCATCTGTCCAAGCAGTAG
- a CDS encoding tetratricopeptide repeat protein: protein MNRNRCSFSWGVAVALALATACGGEPKPAESPAPVPAPVEPPREARAPEVMTEGNGGAGNGASTPAEPPAAAYPPARATTIPLAAANSDDPVSRMLLEGDAAFERGDVAAAAKQYEAARAAAPKRAAPQVGMARLRIARANVPMDFGAGKGNKELAAAVKELRAAARLEPSLGVAQVELGRALLMMGDAPASLESLRRGVVLLPNEPESHAALGVALLATGHQSESLPELARAVELDPGSAPRRGNYGTVLLMAGRVKEAIAQYEAQVKLADGDARAHSDLGSALLFENDFARGVAELKRAIALDPKRATFHTNLGYAYQQQGQLAEAIAEYRQAIQLDDKLASAWINLATALAKDPRTRTEARAALEKARAIDATDPRVKANLEELDALEKKEKGKR from the coding sequence ATGAATCGGAATAGGTGCAGTTTCTCGTGGGGGGTCGCGGTGGCGTTGGCGTTGGCGACCGCATGCGGTGGTGAGCCGAAGCCCGCCGAGTCCCCCGCGCCCGTGCCGGCGCCCGTCGAACCGCCGCGTGAGGCGCGCGCGCCGGAGGTGATGACCGAGGGCAATGGCGGCGCGGGCAATGGCGCCAGCACCCCCGCCGAGCCGCCTGCTGCGGCGTATCCGCCCGCCCGCGCGACCACGATTCCGCTGGCCGCGGCGAACAGCGACGACCCGGTGAGCCGCATGCTGCTCGAAGGCGATGCGGCCTTCGAACGCGGCGACGTGGCGGCCGCGGCGAAGCAATACGAGGCTGCGCGAGCGGCCGCACCCAAGCGGGCCGCGCCCCAAGTTGGCATGGCGCGCCTGCGCATCGCGCGCGCGAACGTGCCCATGGACTTCGGAGCGGGCAAGGGAAACAAAGAGCTCGCCGCCGCGGTGAAAGAGCTGCGGGCGGCGGCGCGGCTCGAACCGTCGCTCGGTGTCGCGCAGGTGGAGCTCGGACGCGCGCTCTTGATGATGGGCGATGCCCCCGCCTCGCTGGAATCCCTGCGGCGCGGCGTCGTTCTGTTGCCCAACGAACCCGAGTCCCACGCGGCCTTGGGTGTCGCGCTGCTGGCCACGGGACATCAGAGTGAATCGCTGCCAGAGCTTGCACGCGCGGTGGAGCTCGACCCGGGAAGCGCTCCTCGCCGCGGCAATTACGGCACGGTTCTCTTGATGGCCGGCCGCGTGAAAGAGGCCATTGCGCAATACGAGGCGCAGGTAAAGCTCGCGGATGGTGATGCGCGCGCGCACTCGGACCTGGGGTCGGCGCTTCTTTTCGAGAACGATTTCGCCCGTGGCGTGGCCGAGCTGAAGAGAGCCATTGCCCTCGATCCAAAACGCGCCACGTTCCACACGAACCTCGGCTACGCGTACCAACAACAAGGGCAACTGGCCGAGGCAATTGCCGAGTATCGCCAGGCCATCCAGTTGGACGATAAGCTTGCAAGTGCGTGGATCAACCTGGCAACCGCGCTGGCGAAGGATCCCAGGACACGCACGGAAGCGCGCGCAGCACTGGAAAAAGCGCGTGCCATCGACGCAACGGATCCGCGCGTGAAAGCGAATCTCGAAGAGCTCGATGCATTGGAAAAGAAGGAAAAAGGTAAGCGTTAG
- a CDS encoding S8 family peptidase yields the protein MTKTWQIPALALLSGGLFIAATPGLARAESYEVNNGSDLDPATQDVSGEIAVDLRDDATETDIADLARQYGLALRPNSIFSGPEKLEIAKVSPADEARLLDQLARDPRVEHVEPMAIYRTTFVPNDPLYAEKQWHLKRVGAEKAWEYGCGEGVTVAVIDTGVACYDKGPFSRGSDLAGTRCGDGYNFVNDTPEAYDDQGHGTHVAGTIAQTTNNEKGVAGLAYCARLMPVKVLNRYGWGTLADVAEGIRYAADHGAQVINMSLGGPSSVGILKDAVEHAISKGVIVVAAAGNSGKAVGYPAAYPGVIAVSATDQSDKIAWFSSRGPQVAIGAPGVAVTQQTICEGGRNKCEIFGTFNGTSMASPHVAGSAAMLVGLGVTEPGAVRHALERGATPKDEPQLYGAGVLDVGKSVVNAYWTHVAARLAALFAVFLFVSRRIKKAGGDVASGPGVLFGALLAGVGLLPFAPLLGLASHAGPMRWLVELAMRPLGEWDLVLGTSMHRWLPLASALPTMALTAFFFGAKRLRPTIGGFAVGSAALLTTVAIFADVAFPLGGILLRVWTVLNALVCVWVARITLDKKAA from the coding sequence ATGACCAAGACTTGGCAGATTCCGGCGCTGGCACTCCTTTCGGGCGGCCTGTTCATCGCGGCAACGCCAGGTTTGGCGCGCGCCGAAAGCTACGAAGTGAATAACGGTTCCGATCTCGACCCGGCGACGCAGGACGTCTCCGGCGAAATCGCCGTCGACCTTCGTGACGATGCCACCGAGACCGACATCGCGGATCTCGCGCGCCAGTACGGCCTGGCCCTGCGCCCGAACAGCATCTTCAGCGGCCCAGAAAAGCTGGAAATCGCCAAAGTCTCTCCCGCCGACGAGGCGCGCCTCCTCGACCAGCTCGCGCGAGATCCCCGCGTCGAGCACGTCGAGCCGATGGCCATCTACCGCACGACCTTCGTCCCGAACGATCCGCTCTACGCCGAAAAGCAGTGGCATCTGAAACGTGTCGGCGCCGAAAAAGCCTGGGAATACGGCTGTGGCGAGGGCGTCACGGTGGCGGTCATCGACACCGGCGTCGCCTGCTACGACAAGGGCCCCTTCTCGCGCGGGTCCGACCTCGCCGGCACCCGCTGCGGCGACGGATACAACTTCGTCAACGACACACCCGAGGCCTACGACGACCAAGGTCACGGCACCCACGTTGCCGGCACCATCGCGCAGACCACGAACAACGAAAAGGGCGTCGCCGGCCTCGCATATTGCGCGCGGCTCATGCCCGTCAAAGTCCTCAACCGCTACGGCTGGGGAACCCTGGCCGACGTGGCCGAGGGCATCCGTTACGCGGCCGATCACGGCGCGCAGGTCATCAACATGAGCTTGGGCGGCCCCTCCTCGGTGGGCATCCTCAAAGACGCCGTCGAGCACGCGATCTCCAAGGGCGTCATCGTCGTCGCCGCCGCGGGCAACAGCGGCAAAGCCGTAGGCTACCCTGCCGCGTACCCGGGCGTCATCGCCGTGAGCGCCACCGATCAGAGCGACAAGATCGCCTGGTTCTCCTCGCGCGGCCCGCAGGTTGCTATCGGCGCACCCGGCGTGGCCGTCACCCAGCAGACCATCTGCGAGGGCGGGCGAAACAAGTGCGAGATCTTCGGCACGTTCAACGGCACCAGCATGGCCTCGCCCCACGTTGCGGGTTCGGCCGCCATGCTCGTCGGCCTCGGCGTGACCGAGCCCGGCGCCGTCCGCCACGCCCTGGAGCGCGGTGCGACCCCCAAGGATGAACCCCAGCTTTACGGCGCGGGCGTGCTCGATGTCGGCAAGTCCGTCGTGAATGCCTATTGGACCCACGTGGCGGCCCGTCTGGCGGCCTTGTTCGCGGTCTTCCTCTTCGTCTCCCGCCGCATCAAGAAGGCCGGGGGTGACGTCGCCTCGGGCCCGGGCGTGCTCTTTGGCGCGTTGCTCGCGGGCGTCGGCCTGCTGCCGTTCGCGCCGCTGCTCGGCCTCGCATCGCATGCGGGCCCGATGCGCTGGTTGGTCGAGCTGGCCATGCGCCCCCTCGGGGAGTGGGACCTCGTCCTTGGCACCAGCATGCACCGCTGGCTTCCGCTGGCCTCGGCCTTGCCGACCATGGCACTCACGGCGTTTTTCTTTGGCGCCAAGCGCCTCCGTCCCACCATCGGCGGCTTTGCCGTAGGCTCGGCCGCGCTGCTGACCACCGTGGCCATCTTCGCCGACGTGGCCTTCCCCCTTGGGGGCATTCTCCTCCGTGTGTGGACCGTCCTGAATGCGCTGGTGTGCGTGTGGGTTGCCCGCATCACATTGGATAAAAAAGCAGCCTAG
- a CDS encoding erythromycin esterase family protein — MTDDDVLLARIGDARFVLLGEASHGTHEFYSERAHLTQRLIREKGFDAVAVEADWPDAYRVHRYVSGMGVDQDAEEALRGFARFPTWMWRNADVLDFVGWLRDENERREAHANRVGFYGLDLYSLYASIAEVLRYLEKADPNAAARARARYACFDHYGGDPQVYAYAAGRDVSASCEREAVLQLLELQARALELAQSDTELFYAEQNARLVKNAEEYYRHMMRGRVSTWNLRDRHMMDTLRELDRYLGKSMQGKKPRIVVWAHNSHLGDARATEMGRRGEWNVGQLAREAYPGETFHVGFSTYEGTVTAASDWDAPAERKRVRPGLRGSYEEVFHLTGLPRFLLVRGGERDALWQGPRLQRAIGVVYRPDAERWSHYFQTDLASQFDAVLHIDRTRAVEPLERTAMWHGGEAPETYPFAV, encoded by the coding sequence ATGACCGACGACGACGTCCTGCTCGCGCGCATCGGCGATGCGCGCTTCGTGTTGCTCGGCGAAGCGTCGCACGGCACGCACGAGTTCTACAGCGAGCGCGCGCATCTGACGCAGCGCTTGATCCGCGAGAAAGGTTTCGACGCCGTGGCCGTGGAGGCCGACTGGCCCGATGCCTATCGCGTTCACCGTTACGTCAGCGGCATGGGCGTGGATCAAGACGCCGAGGAGGCGCTGCGAGGTTTCGCCCGCTTTCCTACGTGGATGTGGCGCAACGCCGACGTGCTCGACTTCGTCGGCTGGCTGCGCGACGAGAACGAACGGCGGGAGGCCCACGCGAATCGCGTCGGCTTCTACGGGCTCGACTTGTACAGCCTCTACGCCTCCATCGCCGAGGTGCTCCGTTACCTCGAGAAGGCCGATCCCAACGCGGCCGCGCGTGCCCGGGCGCGCTACGCGTGCTTCGATCATTACGGGGGCGACCCGCAGGTGTATGCCTACGCCGCGGGCCGTGACGTGAGCGCTTCGTGCGAGCGCGAGGCCGTGCTGCAGTTGCTCGAACTGCAGGCGCGTGCGCTGGAGTTGGCCCAGAGCGACACGGAGCTCTTCTACGCCGAGCAGAATGCCCGCCTCGTGAAGAACGCCGAGGAGTACTACCGCCACATGATGCGCGGCCGCGTCTCCACGTGGAACCTTCGCGATCGGCACATGATGGATACGCTGCGCGAGCTCGATCGGTACCTGGGCAAGTCGATGCAGGGCAAGAAGCCGCGCATCGTCGTCTGGGCGCACAATTCGCACTTGGGCGATGCCCGCGCGACCGAGATGGGCCGCCGAGGCGAGTGGAACGTGGGCCAGCTCGCGCGCGAGGCGTATCCCGGCGAGACGTTCCACGTGGGCTTCTCCACCTACGAGGGCACCGTCACCGCGGCCTCCGATTGGGACGCGCCGGCGGAGCGCAAACGTGTGCGCCCCGGCCTGCGGGGAAGCTACGAGGAGGTCTTCCACCTCACCGGCCTGCCGCGTTTTCTCTTGGTCCGCGGCGGCGAACGCGATGCGCTCTGGCAGGGACCGCGGCTCCAGCGCGCCATCGGTGTCGTGTACCGCCCGGACGCGGAACGATGGAGCCACTACTTCCAGACGGACCTGGCATCGCAGTTCGACGCCGTCCTTCACATCGATCGCACGCGCGCCGTCGAGCCGTTGGAACGCACGGCCATGTGGCATGGCGGCGAAGCGCCCGAGACGTATCCGTTCGCAGTCTGA